The region aacattttttctcttcccCTGGTAGTTCAAACCACAAAAACCAATCTCACCAATCTCTCCTTTCAGAGAATGTTTAGTTGTCTCTCATTCTCAGTTGCACTTTCAAAATACCTcttgataaatattaatatgtatatgatttaaaatagtTGACCAATCCATGTTAATATCAGAAAATAAATCTGTTCACTTCATTTATGTTAGAATCTGTTTTATTAGCTGTATTATTTCTGTCAAGatttgtgttttattgtttccttatttagcatattataattacatatttcTTAATTCTGCAAAGGAGATTTGGAATGCCATGGAGCATACATACTCAAAAGCTAAAGATGTTGCTCAAATATATGATGAAAAAAACAGAGGAGGAGTGATTCAACTCAACCAAGATGAAGTAGAGCATATGAGATCATTCCTCAAAAAGATGGATAAGTCACTAGGTAGTTGTTATCTGGCACATTTAGGTACATTTGGTGAGTTTTCCTCTTTTGGACTTAATGCCTTAGATAAAAACCATAACCCATATTGGATACTAGATTCTAGGGCTACCGACCTCATGAAACTCCTACCTAAACATTGCTCAACTTACACCCCTTGCCCTAGCAACAAGAAAATATCCACAGCTGATGCTTCTCTGATGACTACAATAGGTTAAGGAGAAGTCCAAATAAGCCCATCCATAACCCTTAAAAATGTCTTTCATAGTTCTAAATTGTTTGTCAGTTTGATTTCCATAAAAAAACTCATATAAGATCTCTCATGTAACgttattttttgacaacatttgtaTTCTACAGAACAAGTACTCAGGAAGGATGATTGGACATACTAGAGAATAGAATGGCTTGTATTACTTGGACCATCCAAATCTGCCACCAAACCTCGGAAACAACATCTCTTTTTTCTCTGATTCAATAAAGACTAACAGAGAAAAGGTCTTCCTACATGGCCTTGGACATCCTTCCTTTAAggtcataaaatcattattgCCTTCCCTTTTTAGCAAATTAGATGTGGCAAGTCTCAATTGTGAAATGTGTGAGCCTGTTAAGCACAAACGTGTTCCTTTTCTAGTTAGTAACAATACAACCACTTTTCTCTTCTATTGAATTCATACTTATGTTTGGGATCCCTCAACTGTCCCAAATGTTACAGGTACCCATTGGTTTCTTACCTCTATAGATGATTGTACTTGTGTCACTTGGGTTTTcttactaaaacaaaaatctaaagTCAACTATGTGGTTCaacgtttttttcttcttgatgaaAAATCAGTTTGGTGTTAGCATTAAGAGGATCAGATCCAATAAATgccaaagattactttaatcatGGACTTATTTCCTTTCGTCAAAACAACCTTATGTCTCCTCACAAAACTACCTTGCATATATTCTAACGAAGGGgtgaacaacaaaaattttgaGAGTATTGTTTCCAAGCTGGGAATGGAAAATACCTATTCACCAACTTAAGGAAGAGTGTTAGAATCTGTTTTATTAGTTGTATTGTTTCAGTCAGAATTTGTGTTTCCTTATTTAGgagattataattaaaatatatgatggGGATATACCTGAATCATACGGATCTGGTTGTCTAGGACCTATTATTATACTTCCTAAAATAGCTTTCTAGCCTTGTATATATAGATTGTATTCTCAGCACAATAAGATGAATCATTCTACCctaaattataacaatttttgtCCGTAAGAAGGTTAGTAGAGAAAAGTTATGTAGAGAGCTCCAAAGCTTCTTAAGAGGCACAAGAATGAAATATCTCAAGTAACTGGAAACAACTAACAAAAAATCTTGAAAAAGATCTCCATTTTGAACCAAAAACAAATCATAACACTAACAGTAGAACAGTAGGTAGCATTGCACATGAAATCAAACAAGATAGTTTCAAAGATTGGAATGCAACATCACTCCGACATATGTACCTAGAAGGCATTGTTATAGTCTACACTGCCTATAAAAGATTCAAGTTCTATGATCAATAAACTCCTACTTTCTAAATGAAATTGTGCATGTGATATCTTTTCATAGGTAACTTTATCACCTTGATCATATTCTTATTTACATTGGTACACCTACAAAATAAAAGCAAGTTCCAATGGACGTATCATACATCATGGAAAACATAACATATCATAACAAATTCACCATGATGGCTATTTGTTGTACgcaataaactaaaaataaaccTAGAACCACAAAACCAATCAAGAATTTAAACAAGAAACACACGAAGATGCAGTATCCTACAAGAACAAAGGGAAAGAAAGGAAAGCAAAGGACCAAAAAACATACAAAGTTGTAACACATCAAGTATAGAGCTCTAATCCACTTGATATCCTATTAAAGATACATCACTGATCTAAATACCAAATCTAGAACACAAACAAGAAACAGCCTCATTGCATTTTTGTCTGAAACAACCACCCCATTGATCTCCCAAAACATCTAACCAGAGGAGTAAACTCTTTTCAACTCTTTGGACGAGCCCAAAAACCTTTTATACTTCAAACAGAGTTACATGCTTTACTTTCAATTATCAATTGGAGTCCAAATTAATTGCAGGGCTGGATGAACCAAAATGTTCGTAAATGGGCACCCCTTTCAACTGTGTTCACATCCACACTAAGATGACAGTTAATAATGGGCAGAACCAAAagcaaatacaaatttatagtAACAACAAGAATTCAATGAGTAAGCacgggagagagagagagagagagagagagagagaagaggttGGGGCAACAGCAAAAGGATAAGATATTGAAAATTACATTCGATAAATTCTCAGAAATGCATGCCGCAATTGATGCCCATGGCAGCAAGTGAATGTCATAATCTTTTGATGCAGTAGTAGCAAAAGAGCCAATCCTACTAGATGCTGCGGCCATGGTTTGAACCACATAAAATCTCTCAGTTTGCCTCTTAGCTTCATCACCATTTATTCTCTCACTTACGAAGTCCAACAGAAATGCATCCATTTCAGCTGTAGTATTTAAATGCTTAGACAATCTGACCAGTGTCTGTCGATGCCAAACTGTATCATCAGATACTGAACTGACAGAACATGAATGAATTTTCTTAGGTTGAGGTTCTCCAACATCCCACAAATACATTTCAATGCACAGCACACTCTTAAGAAAGAGAAGTGCCAAAACTCCTTCTTCGAAGAGTTGAACAAACATGGAAGAAATATCTTCTGGTGAATACGCTTGCCTTGAGAGCTTACTTATGGCTGCCTGGTCTGCATTTCTCAAAGGAAAACGGAACAGTGTTCCAGAAAAAGGACTTTGCATGTCACAACCAAAAGCACAATATGGGGAAAACTGGTCCCTGTAAAGGGAGAGGGCAGATGAGCCAGTGAAATCAATCCGCTTCCCGGGATTTGCTGCAGAAACTCTTGGAAGATAAGCACCCTGAGGATCAAACAATACAACATATTTGCCGCTCACAAAAGAGGGAAGATCTGTCAAATGGTACACTGAGTTGAAGCCAACCCTAAAATGTATATGTAGAACAAAATGACAACAAGAATTAGAGAAATGCAAAGAACCCAAACATCAGGTTAATATGacttattttccaaaaaaaaaaatgatagacGGAGAAAGGGAAATTGGCAACGTTGGTTACTgaacaaaatgacaattttgaaaGACTAATGGTATAAAAACACTCCTATAAATCAAGCAGCTCATTACCACCTATCCCGTCTCTCTATCTTCCTATCATACCTACACTTCTCCCTTTTTACTCTCTTGCTCTTTAGATGTGGATTACCATTTTTAAGTGTCCTAGGAcaactttccttttctttttaaaaatgagTGCAACCATATATATAGGTACactacatgacaaacactaaaATGAACAACATCCTCCATGCAGTTTATGAATGAAAATCATTATGGCATTCTCACACGTCACTCTCATTATCAGAGCCTTTACCCTTGCAGTACAGAAAGTCCAGCTTCAGTTCCAACAGTTCACTCGCACATGAAAGGGAAAAGatcaacaaaaacaaacctTCGCACTACATTTTTACATTCTCACCAAACACATAAAAGCATTCATACTCTACATAACTCTATTCATCAATCGTCAACGACCACACATCACTTGTCTCACCATAATTTCCGGTTACAactacaacaaaaaatttacacCTTAACAAACGTACTATATTTTTTAAGCTGTCACAGAGCACGCATAAGCTagaaaaaacaatcaaaatccacAATTATACAACTTCTTCGTCAATCATCGACAACCAAACACATATCACTTCTCTCACCATATTTTCCAGTTAACactgcaacaacaacaaaaacttcaCACCAAAACCAGTGCACTACATTTTTTAACTTCTCACAACCACACATCACTTCTCTCGCTATATTCCAGCTACAACTACAATTACTTCACACCTAAATCCTTGGATTGACCCAAACatcaacacaaaacaaataaacaacaTCAATCAACATAATAACAGTTCAATTGAACAAGTTGGATAAGACCGCGGCGAAAAAAGAAAGTACCCGAAGCGACCGGTCTTAGAGGCCTGACCGTGCTTGGCGCTTCCGCCGATCTTGGAGATGCTGACGAAATCGTCCTCGGTGAAAACGGCGTTGTTGTAGGCCAGCAGAGCGGGTCCCTGCCACTGAGCGAGAGAGTTCGTGAGCAGCGAGTCGCCGCGGTGGGTACGGCGATCGAGGCAGAGCGAGACGGTGGTGGCGCCGGCGTCGTCTGCATTCTGTATGAGCTCCTTGAGGACCGTGGTTCCCTCCGGATAGTTCAGCAGAACCTCGCGGATGCGGCGAGTGAGATCAACCGTCTGCCCGAAATCTTCTAGAAAGATCGATTCCGGAGCCATTGTTCTACGGCGCTCGATTGCGCATACGAAGACTATGGTATTGCGATGATGCGataggttttaattttgattcagtTTCATCGTCCAAGTAAAAAGAATaacagaaagagaaagagaaaaagagaaaaggataGAAGAACTTTCTTTTATTCTGGTGATTTTGTTGTCAGAAGAATTTCGCGGTTGTTTTCGAGTTGTTGGGTTCTCTCTTTCAAGAGACTTGAGAGggtagcttttattttattgacgGTGATGTTTGCTTGCGTGTCATTATGGGTTTTCAACTTTTGGAACTGGTCTTCATTTCTAGATAATGACGATCCAGCTACTGGAAAATTCATATGGTAGCACTCATACCGAAACCTCCTTGTGTCACAACGGTgacagataatttttttttttaactcattacAAATTTGTTGACATGgcctttatttaattgttttattcatttcttattttgaatTAGAATGTACATTTTTGGTGTGTTTTTCCTTCGTTTAAGATTGATataaacttaattgaaaatatcacatttttCTCATTTCCTTCTCTATGttaaatataatcatgataactttcttttggttaaatatatttaaaaagattgaGAGATATTCATTGTTTGGTTCTCATAAATCTAATTCCATATATCTAGTTAAAAGGGTTTTGTTGtataatattgaattaataaagTTCTTGATTTTTGTTGTATAATAATCCCatataatattgaagttttagAGTTTTAGATTGATGGAGTTGATCTTACTTAGCCTTGGAAACATATCCTCTCCCGATTAAATTTGTGGAAGGACTGTGTTAGATTGGCTTCTTTTTTACAGTCATTAGCTCTTATCACTAGtgattcttataaaaaataatactttaatattgGTATTGGTTAAAAagtgaatgattttattattttcattcatatcaTTATTTTCTCGTTActtctatttgtaacaatctaatattttaaaaaaagaaaataaaaaagattataaatgataatttaaaagatcatacatttatttattctaagaagattctataaatattttttaattaagaagattctatagatttttctttaattacaaaattctCCCTGAagttaatatatgtatatcaattattttcaatttaccTACAAGATCTTAAAATGTATCTAGAGGGAGTcctatgtaaaaatatttattatttgaagttCTATAGGAAcatgtattaatttattaaacctTAGACCACTCAACCTTTTGGAAACAAAGTTGATCACAAGCAAACTTATTTGTAAACATGTATGTTTGAGTTAAAAAGAGAAATGTACCTTgcgccatacattgatgggtatgtgttaCTGAATGTAAATTGTATGAAGGTTTACTTAATTAATCAACTAACTATTTGTAATTTATGATAGAGTTCATTGGTAATGGTCATTATACCAAAAAAATGTACagttgtatggttttgttcCCTATACAGGAGGATGAAACCTGACTTGAAATAtatgttacaaatataattagtgttacatttttttcatctaCTTAGTGATATTAATACTAACGtatgtttcaaatttaattagagttGTGTGGGTAAGCCTAGAACAGaagaaattcaaatattgtaTCCAAAGTTTGGAACTAATTGatcttttagttattaattttcatatgtcaatttatgATGACCTTGATATGtgattattttcttcattatgTTTAGTGTAATAAGAAGCCATATTTACGGCATGTGGCTACTATGTGATATCTTGGATCAAAATCATCATTTGAGcaagaattaaatattattggaatgaggtaataatatatatctttcACATATTACAAATCACATTAATCTTTAAACCTTAGTATGCAAACATAATGAAgttacactagtgcaaaaagaGTTACGACAACggttattttttacatttgacAAGCACTTTTGAACCGAGATATATTTAGACGATGTAAAAAATATGGGGGTTTTGGTCTCCATTAACAACCAAAGCAAAAAAGGGGTCATGATTTTGCATCGGTTCAGAAAAACCGAggtaataaacaaaaaaaatgggtttttgGCATCTATTCTCCTAGGAACCGATGTCATAGACCcttataatatatacaaaataaaaattgtctcaaatctttaaacaattataatatttactcTGATTGACCATTTGACAATATTAGATAGAAAAATCACGTGGGAGCCTGTGTAGCCGACTgtttcttctaaattttaaaaaaatgtcgtTTTCTATATttcatcaatttattttgttttttttttcaaactttgcaaaaatatttcacatatttacactttgaattttgatccaAAATTTTTGGTAAGGGCTTTTCAAGATTTTTGGGtgctttaaaaaaattttcaagTCATTTAGAGCtcttttgaatatattatcagttttaatctatttttgGATGTATGGTGTGTGAGcaacaaatgaaaatgaaagttcatcaaaacccaaaacaaaactAACCAAAGGTGGGTTTGGTGTCGAAATAAATCGTTGTTGCTAGTAAgggaaaaaaagaaggaagtgTTTATACTCCAAAGAGTACATGTACATGAAATCAATTAgtcaaaatgaaagaaaatcacACCTAAAATAGTTAATCAACGTGCATTtgtgtaaagaaaaattacccGTGCTGATGGCTAAAAGCTTCATCGTATAAGGGTTTGAGCATAGAAAGAGAAGAAGCGcaaagagaaagtgaagaagaaatGTGCAAGAGAAGGCTTTGTTATTTTGCGAAATTTAATCTTAAGATAACATATTACCTCAATTATTCTATTAATCAAAGCAATAAAGGTACTTTATGGCCTCATTTCCACTAAGAACCGCTACTTAAAGccttgtaaaaaaattaaaaaaaaatatatttttaatgacaattttgaaatttgtttcaaatataaCTGAAGCATAAAGAGTCTATCACATTAGTTTTCAAAACAACCGAGGTCATAGAATTGTCCATAGAGCTACGAATTGAAAAGACAATATACAATGTTAAGATCCTATAGCAATGGTTCTGCAAATAACAGAAGCCATAGGCTTTGGATAGAGCTTTGTTAGTTGAAAAGCTATCATAGAGCTCTGTTAGTTGAAAAACTATCATGAACGTCAAACCTTACACTAACACATGTCAATTAATGTCGATCTTTACCATAGTCGACATCAACCCCTATTTCCATTGAAAAAAGGTGCACTCAACGATGTCCCCATCATGTTGAGTGCGAAAGCATTCATAAAAAAGCGAGCTCAATAAGTCTCTCTCCCGTTAAGTGTCAAAGCATTCACAAAAAAGTTACCCAACTTCTCTGGACATCGATTTCCCTAATGTTCATTATCAATAAACGTCAATTTGACTTAAGACTAACGTCATTTGTCGACATTTTCTACTCCAATGTTAAATTGACGTATTTGACTTAAGACTAGCGTCATTCGTCGACATTTTCTACTCCAATGTTAAATTGAGGTTTCCAACTAAGATGTCAGAATTTAAATTGatatcaaaagtaaaaaataagacaaaaaaaattcgtTTTTATAATAGTGTTTACACATATGTttccaaattgaaacaaaaacaactaaattGCATATCAAAATTCTGGTGTAAAACGAAGAGGTATGTATGATAGAGAGGcaatattattcaaaatactTCTTTCGTTGTCATAATTACGTATACtattttagtattataattAAGGTGAAACTCTACAAATCAAGTTAAATGAGCAAGAACACCCACCAAAGGTGCCATAGTAACAGTTGCTGGCTCAGCTAGTTGATAATCATCCCTACTATCTTCATAGTTATCATTTCCATCTGGACTCACAACTGCACCAACCAACACATTAGGGTTTGGTGCATCCTTATGAAACCATTCCTGAAATCCATCTTTGCATGCTACTGGGGTAGGATCTTTCTTGATTGATATAATTGACGCTCCTCTGTGATGAATTTTTTGTGGGAAATTTGACCCGTATCCAATCATGTAActcatgcttttagggttagaacCCAAAATATAGTCAAcctataagaaaaacaaaatatttagatttactGACGGATATATCGAAAAATTACTCAACTGTAAAAGTTAAGCACTTAATTTTGTACCTGGGATCGAACAATGGAAGTGAGATCATGAGGACTAACAACACCACCACTGCACTGGAGGGATGAACCCTTTGAAGATAAATACTTAGAATAAACAGACATAGCAAATGTTGCAGTAGCAACGTATTGATTATTGTTCCATGGTAAGAACCAAAAGAGACCCCCTGGTGTTTTATGCACATTTTGGTTTGATTTCTGAGCACAGGAACATATATATTCTTCTGCCTGTGACCGGTATTGTGCCCATATCCCTGATGTCTCCACTTTACCATCCAAAACAAGCTGCATCACATTCAATACAAATTACATATCTATCACACTTTCATATTAAAACCAAACCGAATATGAGTGagatgacacatttttacattcatttaacacaaagtataaaaaaaataaaaacattacatacatacatgaaaaatactaacaaaaaatcaaaatccaCATACTAAAcaaatattgaatattatttatgataatggAATGATACCTTTGCTACAAGAATATGTGCACCGACGTACTTATCATCCCAACTAAACACTGATCTCACACCACCAATGTCACTCACTCCTCCCAGATAATCAAGGTATTTCTTCATGTTGGTCGCACGATAAAGCCATGCAGCTCCCCACACCAATTCATCCTGTaattaaaacaatcaaataaacTTCCACGTTTTACATgatacaatataatattttattacttaaatatcaaaatcataaatatacataatttcATTTCCCAAAAGTATTAATTAGTGTCTTTCAGAGATTTATACAGACCTCGAAGCCGCTACTGGAATATATTTCCCTTGCTGGTGTGATACTGTCTGAATACTTACCTCGATGAGTGTCTGCAAAGTCAAACAActgcaaacaaaaacaaaaaccatataaattatcactaaaaaaaattaaaaaatcagttatactatgtaatatataaatatatattttgtaatagtatattaatatttaaatttttttgaagaaataaaatatcttcaacataataaattatatcttaGGTTAATGTGTATACTTACCTGCGTTGCATGAAGTAACAGGGTGGAGGAATACTTTTTATCGACGGATTTAAACGCTATGGAGGCAGCTGCTAAGGCTGCAGCTGTTTCTGCGACAAGATCGGAACCAGGATGCTGATCGTCGAGTTTGTAAGCAGTCCGAGGAGTTGTCATATCTT is a window of Vigna radiata var. radiata cultivar VC1973A unplaced genomic scaffold, Vradiata_ver6 scaffold_134, whole genome shotgun sequence DNA encoding:
- the LOC106753580 gene encoding endoglucanase 13, with protein sequence MVMSSQSRVFIFTVLLFCCLEIDDVASDDHDYKQALRNSLLYFEGQRSGKLPPNQRVTWRADSALKDGHDAGINLVGGYYDAGDNLKLGFPLAFTITMLSWSTIEFNDKLSQQKELQNALSAIKWGTDYLIKAHTSPDVLYGEIGDPDSDHPCWMRPEDMTTPRTAYKLDDQHPGSDLVAETAAALAAASIAFKSVDKKYSSTLLLHATQLFDFADTHRGKYSDSITPAREIYSSSGFEDELVWGAAWLYRATNMKKYLDYLGGVSDIGGVRSVFSWDDKYVGAHILVAKLVLDGKVETSGIWAQYRSQAEEYICSCAQKSNQNVHKTPGGLFWFLPWNNNQYVATATFAMSVYSKYLSSKGSSLQCSGGVVSPHDLTSIVRSQVDYILGSNPKSMSYMIGYGSNFPQKIHHRGASIISIKKDPTPVACKDGFQEWFHKDAPNPNVLVGAVVSPDGNDNYEDSRDDYQLAEPATVTMAPLVGVLAHLT